One window of the Devosia sp. 2618 genome contains the following:
- the aroB gene encoding 3-dehydroquinate synthase has product MADIAHTVHVALGERAYDILIGDRLLDDAGAILAERFPGRRYGIITDEMVAQAQLPRLIKSLDAAGLGHTEIILPAGESTKSWAFLGQAVEGILAARLERGDLIIALGGGVIGDLSGFAAAIARRGMDFVQMPTSLLAQVDSSVGGKTGINSPHGKNLIGAFHQPKLVLADLSTLDTLSPRQFAAGYAEVVKYGLIDDEDFFFWLEEHQAEIFAGGPARGEAIARCCAHKARVVIEDEKELGVRALLNLGHTFGHALEKDTGYSDRLLHGEGVAIGMVLAHGFSAKLGLAPSQDTGRIAAHLKKSGLPTTLADIPGTLGSTETLMAAIAQDKKVTRGALTFILTCGIGQAFIERNVDGAAVAAYLDEMRG; this is encoded by the coding sequence ATGGCCGATATTGCCCACACCGTTCATGTCGCTCTGGGCGAGCGCGCCTATGACATTCTGATCGGTGACCGGCTGCTGGATGATGCGGGGGCAATTCTGGCCGAGCGCTTCCCCGGTCGCCGCTATGGCATCATCACCGACGAGATGGTGGCGCAGGCGCAATTGCCCCGCCTCATCAAATCGCTCGATGCCGCAGGCCTCGGTCATACCGAAATCATCCTGCCGGCCGGCGAAAGCACAAAGTCATGGGCCTTTCTCGGCCAGGCTGTCGAAGGCATTCTGGCCGCGCGGCTCGAACGCGGCGATCTCATCATCGCCTTGGGCGGTGGGGTGATCGGCGATCTCTCGGGCTTTGCAGCAGCGATCGCGCGACGCGGCATGGATTTCGTGCAGATGCCGACCTCGCTTCTGGCGCAGGTCGATAGCTCGGTCGGCGGCAAGACCGGCATCAATTCCCCGCATGGCAAGAACCTGATCGGCGCCTTCCATCAGCCCAAACTGGTGCTGGCCGACCTCTCCACCCTCGATACGCTCAGCCCGCGCCAGTTCGCTGCCGGCTATGCCGAAGTGGTCAAATATGGCCTGATCGACGATGAAGACTTCTTCTTCTGGCTCGAAGAGCATCAGGCCGAAATCTTCGCCGGTGGCCCGGCGCGCGGCGAAGCCATTGCCCGCTGCTGTGCCCACAAGGCGCGCGTCGTCATCGAAGACGAAAAAGAACTCGGCGTCCGCGCGCTACTCAATCTGGGCCACACGTTTGGCCATGCGCTCGAAAAAGACACCGGTTATTCGGACCGCCTGCTGCATGGCGAAGGCGTCGCCATCGGCATGGTGCTGGCCCACGGCTTTTCCGCCAAACTCGGCCTCGCCCCCAGTCAGGACACCGGCCGCATCGCCGCGCATCTGAAAAAGTCCGGCCTGCCCACCACACTGGCCGACATCCCCGGCACGCTCGGCTCAACCGAGACCCTGATGGCCGCCATCGCCCAGGACAAAAAAGTCACCCGCGGCGCGCTGACCTTCATTCTGACCTGTGGCATCGGACAGGCGTTTATCGAACGCAATGTCGATGGCGCGGCAGTCGCGGCATATCTGGATGAAATGCGGGGCTAA
- a CDS encoding BolA family protein, which produces MSVKDTLTAKLTDKFAPVFLDVIDESNKHFGHAGWREGGETHFRVRIATRHFDGMSRVAQHRAINEVLDADLKGRVHALAIDVLPTEGPF; this is translated from the coding sequence ATGAGCGTCAAAGACACCCTGACCGCCAAGCTTACCGACAAATTTGCCCCCGTATTCCTTGATGTGATCGACGAATCGAACAAACATTTCGGTCATGCCGGATGGCGGGAGGGTGGTGAAACCCATTTTCGTGTCAGAATCGCGACCCGTCATTTTGACGGGATGAGCCGCGTTGCGCAACACCGCGCGATCAATGAAGTGCTCGATGCCGACCTCAAAGGCCGGGTTCACGCCCTGGCCATCGACGTCCTGCCGACCGAGGGACCATTTTAA